One genomic region from Zonotrichia leucophrys gambelii isolate GWCS_2022_RI chromosome 26, RI_Zleu_2.0, whole genome shotgun sequence encodes:
- the NFYA gene encoding nuclear transcription factor Y subunit alpha isoform X3 → MEQYTANSSSSTEQIVVQAGQIQQQQQGGVTAVQLQTEAQVASASGQQVQTLQVQGQPLMVQVSGGQLITSTGQPIMVQAVPGGQGQTIMQVPVSGTQGLQQIQLVQPGQIQIQGGQAVQVQGQQGQTQQIIIQQPQTAVTAGQTQTQQQIAVQGQQVAQAAEGQTIVYQPVNADGTILQQVTVPVTGMITIPAASLAGAQIVQTGANTNTTSSGQGTVTVTLPVAGNVVNSGGMVMMVPGAGSVPAIQRIPLPGAEMLEEEPLYVNAKQYHRILKRRQARAKLEAEGKIPKERRKYLHESRHRHAMARKRGEGGRFFSPKEKDSPHMQDPSQSNEEAMTQMIRVS, encoded by the exons ATGGAGCAGTACAcagccaacagcagcagctccacggAGCAGATCGtggtgcaggcagggcagaTCCAGCAGCAG cagcagggaggtgtcACAGCTGTCCAGCTGCAGACTGAGGCCCAGGTGGCATCGGCCTCAGGCCAGCAAGTCCAGACCCTCCAG GTGCAGGGGCAGCCTCTGATGGTGCAGGTGAGCGGGGGGCAGCTCATCACCTCCACGGGCCAGCCCATCATGGTGCAGGCCGTGCCCGGGGGCCAGGGCCAGACCATCATGCAGGTGCCCGTGTCTGGCACTCAGGGCCTGCAGCAG ATTCAGTTGGTCCAGCCAGGTCAGATTCAGATTCaaggtgggcaggctgtgcaggtacaggggcagcagggccagaccCAGCAGATCATTATACAGCAGCCCCAGACTGCAGTTACTGCTGGCCAGACACAG ACCCAGCAGCAGATTGCAGTGCAAGGCCAGCAGGttgcccaggctgctgagggCCAGACCATCGTGTACCAGCCTGTGAATGCTGATGGCACCATCCTGCAGCAAG TTACAGTCCCTGTTACAGGCATGATCACcattcctgcagccagcctggctggggcccAGATTGTGCAGACAGGAGCCAACACCAACACCACCAGCAGTGGCCAGGGgacggtgacagtgacactgccagTGGCTGGCAACGTGGTCAATTCAGGGGGAATGGTCATG AtggtgcctggggctggctcAGTCCCTGCCATCCAGAGGATCcccctgcctggagcagagatgCTGGAAGAGGAGCCCCTGTACGTCAATGCCAAGCAGTACCACCGCATCCTGAAGAGGAGGCAGGCACGGGCCAagctggaagcagagggaaaaatccccaaagagaGAAGG aaaTACCTGCACGAGTCGCGGCACCGGCACGCCATGGCCAGGAAACGGGGAGAGGGCGGGCGCTTCTTCTCCCCCAAGGAAAAGGACAGCCCTCACATGCAG GATCCATCTCAAAGCAACGAAGAAGCAATGACACAGATGATCAGGGTCTCCTAA
- the OARD1 gene encoding ADP-ribose glycohydrolase OARD1 isoform X1: MWAALGRLGVAQAVGPARLIAVRPAAAGAFSIPHVTMATHLSKDQERIRCVKGDLFSCPSTDALAHCISEDCRMGAGIAVLFKKKFGGVQELLDQKKKTGEVAVLQRDDRYIYYLITKQKVSHKPTYESMQKSLEAMRAHCLNNGVTDISMPRIGCGLDGLQWEKVSAILEEVFENTDIKITVYTL, from the exons ATGTGGGCGGCGCTGGGCAGGCTCGGCGTGGCGCAGGCCGTGGGCCCGGCCCGGTTGATCGCTGTGCGCCCCGCGG CCGCAGGAGCCTTCTCCATACCCCACGTTACCATGGCCACCCACTTGTCCAAGGATCAGGAGAGA atcAGGTGTGTCAAGGGGGACCTGTTCTCGTGCCCGAGCACGGACGCCCTGGCTCACTGCATCAGCGAGGATTGCCGCATGGGCGCCGGCATCGCCGTGCTCTTCAAGAAGAAGTTTGGAGGcgtccaggagctcctggatcAAA AGAAGAAGACGGGGGAGGTGGCGGTTCTGCAGAGGGATGACCGCTACATTTACTACCTG aTTACAAAGCAGAAGGTTTCTCACAAGCCCACCTATGAGAGCATGCAGAAGAGTTTGGAAGCCATGAGAGCTCACTGCCTGAACAACGGAGTCACCGACATCTCCATGCCCAG gatTGGATGTGGACTCGACGGCCTGCAATGGGAAAAGGTGTCAGCCATCCTCGAGGAGGTGTTTGAGAACACTGACATCAAGATCACAGTGTACAccctgtga
- the NFYA gene encoding nuclear transcription factor Y subunit alpha isoform X8, whose translation MEQYTANSSSSTEQIVVQAGQIQQQVQGQPLMVQVSGGQLITSTGQPIMVQAVPGGQGQTIMQVPVSGTQGLQQTQQQIAVQGQQVAQAAEGQTIVYQPVNADGTILQQVTVPVTGMITIPAASLAGAQIVQTGANTNTTSSGQGTVTVTLPVAGNVVNSGGMVMMVPGAGSVPAIQRIPLPGAEMLEEEPLYVNAKQYHRILKRRQARAKLEAEGKIPKERRKYLHESRHRHAMARKRGEGGRFFSPKEKDSPHMQDPSQSNEEAMTQMIRVS comes from the exons ATGGAGCAGTACAcagccaacagcagcagctccacggAGCAGATCGtggtgcaggcagggcagaTCCAGCAGCAG GTGCAGGGGCAGCCTCTGATGGTGCAGGTGAGCGGGGGGCAGCTCATCACCTCCACGGGCCAGCCCATCATGGTGCAGGCCGTGCCCGGGGGCCAGGGCCAGACCATCATGCAGGTGCCCGTGTCTGGCACTCAGGGCCTGCAGCAG ACCCAGCAGCAGATTGCAGTGCAAGGCCAGCAGGttgcccaggctgctgagggCCAGACCATCGTGTACCAGCCTGTGAATGCTGATGGCACCATCCTGCAGCAAG TTACAGTCCCTGTTACAGGCATGATCACcattcctgcagccagcctggctggggcccAGATTGTGCAGACAGGAGCCAACACCAACACCACCAGCAGTGGCCAGGGgacggtgacagtgacactgccagTGGCTGGCAACGTGGTCAATTCAGGGGGAATGGTCATG AtggtgcctggggctggctcAGTCCCTGCCATCCAGAGGATCcccctgcctggagcagagatgCTGGAAGAGGAGCCCCTGTACGTCAATGCCAAGCAGTACCACCGCATCCTGAAGAGGAGGCAGGCACGGGCCAagctggaagcagagggaaaaatccccaaagagaGAAGG aaaTACCTGCACGAGTCGCGGCACCGGCACGCCATGGCCAGGAAACGGGGAGAGGGCGGGCGCTTCTTCTCCCCCAAGGAAAAGGACAGCCCTCACATGCAG GATCCATCTCAAAGCAACGAAGAAGCAATGACACAGATGATCAGGGTCTCCTAA
- the TREM2 gene encoding triggering receptor expressed on myeloid cells 2 isoform X2 — protein sequence MEKLLNLTLLLLSASCAAENITVVAVEGDTISINCSYDARQWWRDKSWCRQLGQGRCQPVASAPPAWLPLPRPSRGGTSIRDDARAGLLTVTMRGLRRRDAGLYQCQTGFLGHTRSLRRVQVEVLAADLVTHVPEEPRAVQSISRSPPDVDFTVFYILAGFLVAKFMVAVLVGAVALSKRSRERGQSPELGEQQELPVPADLGHDGIGLSWESSA from the exons CATCCTGCGCTGCCGAGAACATCACCGTGGTGGCCGTGGAGGGCGACACCATTTCCATCAACTGCTCGTACGACGCGCGGCAGTGGTGGCGGGACAAGAGCTGGTGCcgccagctggggcaggggcgCTGCCAGCCCGTGGCGAGCGCGCCGCCCgcctggctgcccctgcccaggcccAGCCGGGGCGGCACCTCCATCAGGGACGACGCCCGCGCCGGGCTGCTCACCGTCACCATGCGGGGCCTGCGCCGGCGCGACGCGGGGCTCTACCAGTGCCAGACGGGGTTCCTGGGCCACACGCGGAGCCTCAGGAGGGTGCAGGTGGAGGTGCTGGCAG CTGACCTGGTGACCCACGTGccagaggagcccagagctgtgcagagcatcTCCAG GTCCCCTCCTGACGTGGATTTCACTGTTTTCTACATCCTGGCTGGATTCCTGGTGGCCAAGTTcatggtggctgtgctggtCGGTGCTGTTGCCCTCAgcaagaggagcagggagagagggcagagcccagaactgggtgagcagcaggagctcccagtCCCTGCTGACCTTGGACATGATGGAATCGGCCTCTCCTGGGAGAGCTCTGCGTGA
- the NFYA gene encoding nuclear transcription factor Y subunit alpha isoform X1, which yields MEQYTANSSSSTEQIVVQAGQIQQQQQGGVTAVQLQTEAQVASASGQQVQTLQVVQGQPLMVQVSGGQLITSTGQPIMVQAVPGGQGQTIMQVPVSGTQGLQQIQLVQPGQIQIQGGQAVQVQGQQGQTQQIIIQQPQTAVTAGQTQTQQQIAVQGQQVAQAAEGQTIVYQPVNADGTILQQVTVPVTGMITIPAASLAGAQIVQTGANTNTTSSGQGTVTVTLPVAGNVVNSGGMVMMVPGAGSVPAIQRIPLPGAEMLEEEPLYVNAKQYHRILKRRQARAKLEAEGKIPKERRKYLHESRHRHAMARKRGEGGRFFSPKEKDSPHMQDPSQSNEEAMTQMIRVS from the exons ATGGAGCAGTACAcagccaacagcagcagctccacggAGCAGATCGtggtgcaggcagggcagaTCCAGCAGCAG cagcagggaggtgtcACAGCTGTCCAGCTGCAGACTGAGGCCCAGGTGGCATCGGCCTCAGGCCAGCAAGTCCAGACCCTCCAGGTA GTGCAGGGGCAGCCTCTGATGGTGCAGGTGAGCGGGGGGCAGCTCATCACCTCCACGGGCCAGCCCATCATGGTGCAGGCCGTGCCCGGGGGCCAGGGCCAGACCATCATGCAGGTGCCCGTGTCTGGCACTCAGGGCCTGCAGCAG ATTCAGTTGGTCCAGCCAGGTCAGATTCAGATTCaaggtgggcaggctgtgcaggtacaggggcagcagggccagaccCAGCAGATCATTATACAGCAGCCCCAGACTGCAGTTACTGCTGGCCAGACACAG ACCCAGCAGCAGATTGCAGTGCAAGGCCAGCAGGttgcccaggctgctgagggCCAGACCATCGTGTACCAGCCTGTGAATGCTGATGGCACCATCCTGCAGCAAG TTACAGTCCCTGTTACAGGCATGATCACcattcctgcagccagcctggctggggcccAGATTGTGCAGACAGGAGCCAACACCAACACCACCAGCAGTGGCCAGGGgacggtgacagtgacactgccagTGGCTGGCAACGTGGTCAATTCAGGGGGAATGGTCATG AtggtgcctggggctggctcAGTCCCTGCCATCCAGAGGATCcccctgcctggagcagagatgCTGGAAGAGGAGCCCCTGTACGTCAATGCCAAGCAGTACCACCGCATCCTGAAGAGGAGGCAGGCACGGGCCAagctggaagcagagggaaaaatccccaaagagaGAAGG aaaTACCTGCACGAGTCGCGGCACCGGCACGCCATGGCCAGGAAACGGGGAGAGGGCGGGCGCTTCTTCTCCCCCAAGGAAAAGGACAGCCCTCACATGCAG GATCCATCTCAAAGCAACGAAGAAGCAATGACACAGATGATCAGGGTCTCCTAA
- the OARD1 gene encoding ADP-ribose glycohydrolase OARD1 isoform X2, whose protein sequence is MATHLSKDQERIRCVKGDLFSCPSTDALAHCISEDCRMGAGIAVLFKKKFGGVQELLDQKKKTGEVAVLQRDDRYIYYLITKQKVSHKPTYESMQKSLEAMRAHCLNNGVTDISMPRIGCGLDGLQWEKVSAILEEVFENTDIKITVYTL, encoded by the exons ATGGCCACCCACTTGTCCAAGGATCAGGAGAGA atcAGGTGTGTCAAGGGGGACCTGTTCTCGTGCCCGAGCACGGACGCCCTGGCTCACTGCATCAGCGAGGATTGCCGCATGGGCGCCGGCATCGCCGTGCTCTTCAAGAAGAAGTTTGGAGGcgtccaggagctcctggatcAAA AGAAGAAGACGGGGGAGGTGGCGGTTCTGCAGAGGGATGACCGCTACATTTACTACCTG aTTACAAAGCAGAAGGTTTCTCACAAGCCCACCTATGAGAGCATGCAGAAGAGTTTGGAAGCCATGAGAGCTCACTGCCTGAACAACGGAGTCACCGACATCTCCATGCCCAG gatTGGATGTGGACTCGACGGCCTGCAATGGGAAAAGGTGTCAGCCATCCTCGAGGAGGTGTTTGAGAACACTGACATCAAGATCACAGTGTACAccctgtga
- the TREM2 gene encoding triggering receptor expressed on myeloid cells 2 isoform X1 yields MEKLLNLTLLLLSASCAAENITVVAVEGDTISINCSYDARQWWRDKSWCRQLGQGRCQPVASAPPAWLPLPRPSRGGTSIRDDARAGLLTVTMRGLRRRDAGLYQCQTGFLGHTRSLRRVQVEVLAAADLVTHVPEEPRAVQSISRSPPDVDFTVFYILAGFLVAKFMVAVLVGAVALSKRSRERGQSPELGEQQELPVPADLGHDGIGLSWESSA; encoded by the exons CATCCTGCGCTGCCGAGAACATCACCGTGGTGGCCGTGGAGGGCGACACCATTTCCATCAACTGCTCGTACGACGCGCGGCAGTGGTGGCGGGACAAGAGCTGGTGCcgccagctggggcaggggcgCTGCCAGCCCGTGGCGAGCGCGCCGCCCgcctggctgcccctgcccaggcccAGCCGGGGCGGCACCTCCATCAGGGACGACGCCCGCGCCGGGCTGCTCACCGTCACCATGCGGGGCCTGCGCCGGCGCGACGCGGGGCTCTACCAGTGCCAGACGGGGTTCCTGGGCCACACGCGGAGCCTCAGGAGGGTGCAGGTGGAGGTGCTGGCAG CAGCTGACCTGGTGACCCACGTGccagaggagcccagagctgtgcagagcatcTCCAG GTCCCCTCCTGACGTGGATTTCACTGTTTTCTACATCCTGGCTGGATTCCTGGTGGCCAAGTTcatggtggctgtgctggtCGGTGCTGTTGCCCTCAgcaagaggagcagggagagagggcagagcccagaactgggtgagcagcaggagctcccagtCCCTGCTGACCTTGGACATGATGGAATCGGCCTCTCCTGGGAGAGCTCTGCGTGA
- the NFYA gene encoding nuclear transcription factor Y subunit alpha isoform X6, translating into MEQYTANSSSSTEQIVVQAGQIQQQQQGGVTAVQLQTEAQVASASGQQVQTLQVVQGQPLMVQVSGGQLITSTGQPIMVQAVPGGQGQTIMQVPVSGTQGLQQTQQQIAVQGQQVAQAAEGQTIVYQPVNADGTILQQVTVPVTGMITIPAASLAGAQIVQTGANTNTTSSGQGTVTVTLPVAGNVVNSGGMVMMVPGAGSVPAIQRIPLPGAEMLEEEPLYVNAKQYHRILKRRQARAKLEAEGKIPKERRKYLHESRHRHAMARKRGEGGRFFSPKEKDSPHMQDPSQSNEEAMTQMIRVS; encoded by the exons ATGGAGCAGTACAcagccaacagcagcagctccacggAGCAGATCGtggtgcaggcagggcagaTCCAGCAGCAG cagcagggaggtgtcACAGCTGTCCAGCTGCAGACTGAGGCCCAGGTGGCATCGGCCTCAGGCCAGCAAGTCCAGACCCTCCAGGTA GTGCAGGGGCAGCCTCTGATGGTGCAGGTGAGCGGGGGGCAGCTCATCACCTCCACGGGCCAGCCCATCATGGTGCAGGCCGTGCCCGGGGGCCAGGGCCAGACCATCATGCAGGTGCCCGTGTCTGGCACTCAGGGCCTGCAGCAG ACCCAGCAGCAGATTGCAGTGCAAGGCCAGCAGGttgcccaggctgctgagggCCAGACCATCGTGTACCAGCCTGTGAATGCTGATGGCACCATCCTGCAGCAAG TTACAGTCCCTGTTACAGGCATGATCACcattcctgcagccagcctggctggggcccAGATTGTGCAGACAGGAGCCAACACCAACACCACCAGCAGTGGCCAGGGgacggtgacagtgacactgccagTGGCTGGCAACGTGGTCAATTCAGGGGGAATGGTCATG AtggtgcctggggctggctcAGTCCCTGCCATCCAGAGGATCcccctgcctggagcagagatgCTGGAAGAGGAGCCCCTGTACGTCAATGCCAAGCAGTACCACCGCATCCTGAAGAGGAGGCAGGCACGGGCCAagctggaagcagagggaaaaatccccaaagagaGAAGG aaaTACCTGCACGAGTCGCGGCACCGGCACGCCATGGCCAGGAAACGGGGAGAGGGCGGGCGCTTCTTCTCCCCCAAGGAAAAGGACAGCCCTCACATGCAG GATCCATCTCAAAGCAACGAAGAAGCAATGACACAGATGATCAGGGTCTCCTAA
- the NFYA gene encoding nuclear transcription factor Y subunit alpha isoform X2 → MEQYTANSSSSTEQIVVQAGQIQQQQGGVTAVQLQTEAQVASASGQQVQTLQVVQGQPLMVQVSGGQLITSTGQPIMVQAVPGGQGQTIMQVPVSGTQGLQQIQLVQPGQIQIQGGQAVQVQGQQGQTQQIIIQQPQTAVTAGQTQTQQQIAVQGQQVAQAAEGQTIVYQPVNADGTILQQVTVPVTGMITIPAASLAGAQIVQTGANTNTTSSGQGTVTVTLPVAGNVVNSGGMVMMVPGAGSVPAIQRIPLPGAEMLEEEPLYVNAKQYHRILKRRQARAKLEAEGKIPKERRKYLHESRHRHAMARKRGEGGRFFSPKEKDSPHMQDPSQSNEEAMTQMIRVS, encoded by the exons ATGGAGCAGTACAcagccaacagcagcagctccacggAGCAGATCGtggtgcaggcagggcagaTCCAGCAGCAG cagggaggtgtcACAGCTGTCCAGCTGCAGACTGAGGCCCAGGTGGCATCGGCCTCAGGCCAGCAAGTCCAGACCCTCCAGGTA GTGCAGGGGCAGCCTCTGATGGTGCAGGTGAGCGGGGGGCAGCTCATCACCTCCACGGGCCAGCCCATCATGGTGCAGGCCGTGCCCGGGGGCCAGGGCCAGACCATCATGCAGGTGCCCGTGTCTGGCACTCAGGGCCTGCAGCAG ATTCAGTTGGTCCAGCCAGGTCAGATTCAGATTCaaggtgggcaggctgtgcaggtacaggggcagcagggccagaccCAGCAGATCATTATACAGCAGCCCCAGACTGCAGTTACTGCTGGCCAGACACAG ACCCAGCAGCAGATTGCAGTGCAAGGCCAGCAGGttgcccaggctgctgagggCCAGACCATCGTGTACCAGCCTGTGAATGCTGATGGCACCATCCTGCAGCAAG TTACAGTCCCTGTTACAGGCATGATCACcattcctgcagccagcctggctggggcccAGATTGTGCAGACAGGAGCCAACACCAACACCACCAGCAGTGGCCAGGGgacggtgacagtgacactgccagTGGCTGGCAACGTGGTCAATTCAGGGGGAATGGTCATG AtggtgcctggggctggctcAGTCCCTGCCATCCAGAGGATCcccctgcctggagcagagatgCTGGAAGAGGAGCCCCTGTACGTCAATGCCAAGCAGTACCACCGCATCCTGAAGAGGAGGCAGGCACGGGCCAagctggaagcagagggaaaaatccccaaagagaGAAGG aaaTACCTGCACGAGTCGCGGCACCGGCACGCCATGGCCAGGAAACGGGGAGAGGGCGGGCGCTTCTTCTCCCCCAAGGAAAAGGACAGCCCTCACATGCAG GATCCATCTCAAAGCAACGAAGAAGCAATGACACAGATGATCAGGGTCTCCTAA
- the NFYA gene encoding nuclear transcription factor Y subunit alpha isoform X5, with product MEQYTANSSSSTEQIVVQAGQIQQQVQGQPLMVQVSGGQLITSTGQPIMVQAVPGGQGQTIMQVPVSGTQGLQQIQLVQPGQIQIQGGQAVQVQGQQGQTQQIIIQQPQTAVTAGQTQTQQQIAVQGQQVAQAAEGQTIVYQPVNADGTILQQVTVPVTGMITIPAASLAGAQIVQTGANTNTTSSGQGTVTVTLPVAGNVVNSGGMVMMVPGAGSVPAIQRIPLPGAEMLEEEPLYVNAKQYHRILKRRQARAKLEAEGKIPKERRKYLHESRHRHAMARKRGEGGRFFSPKEKDSPHMQDPSQSNEEAMTQMIRVS from the exons ATGGAGCAGTACAcagccaacagcagcagctccacggAGCAGATCGtggtgcaggcagggcagaTCCAGCAGCAG GTGCAGGGGCAGCCTCTGATGGTGCAGGTGAGCGGGGGGCAGCTCATCACCTCCACGGGCCAGCCCATCATGGTGCAGGCCGTGCCCGGGGGCCAGGGCCAGACCATCATGCAGGTGCCCGTGTCTGGCACTCAGGGCCTGCAGCAG ATTCAGTTGGTCCAGCCAGGTCAGATTCAGATTCaaggtgggcaggctgtgcaggtacaggggcagcagggccagaccCAGCAGATCATTATACAGCAGCCCCAGACTGCAGTTACTGCTGGCCAGACACAG ACCCAGCAGCAGATTGCAGTGCAAGGCCAGCAGGttgcccaggctgctgagggCCAGACCATCGTGTACCAGCCTGTGAATGCTGATGGCACCATCCTGCAGCAAG TTACAGTCCCTGTTACAGGCATGATCACcattcctgcagccagcctggctggggcccAGATTGTGCAGACAGGAGCCAACACCAACACCACCAGCAGTGGCCAGGGgacggtgacagtgacactgccagTGGCTGGCAACGTGGTCAATTCAGGGGGAATGGTCATG AtggtgcctggggctggctcAGTCCCTGCCATCCAGAGGATCcccctgcctggagcagagatgCTGGAAGAGGAGCCCCTGTACGTCAATGCCAAGCAGTACCACCGCATCCTGAAGAGGAGGCAGGCACGGGCCAagctggaagcagagggaaaaatccccaaagagaGAAGG aaaTACCTGCACGAGTCGCGGCACCGGCACGCCATGGCCAGGAAACGGGGAGAGGGCGGGCGCTTCTTCTCCCCCAAGGAAAAGGACAGCCCTCACATGCAG GATCCATCTCAAAGCAACGAAGAAGCAATGACACAGATGATCAGGGTCTCCTAA
- the NFYA gene encoding nuclear transcription factor Y subunit alpha isoform X4, translating to MEQYTANSSSSTEQIVVQAGQIQQQQGGVTAVQLQTEAQVASASGQQVQTLQVQGQPLMVQVSGGQLITSTGQPIMVQAVPGGQGQTIMQVPVSGTQGLQQIQLVQPGQIQIQGGQAVQVQGQQGQTQQIIIQQPQTAVTAGQTQTQQQIAVQGQQVAQAAEGQTIVYQPVNADGTILQQVTVPVTGMITIPAASLAGAQIVQTGANTNTTSSGQGTVTVTLPVAGNVVNSGGMVMMVPGAGSVPAIQRIPLPGAEMLEEEPLYVNAKQYHRILKRRQARAKLEAEGKIPKERRKYLHESRHRHAMARKRGEGGRFFSPKEKDSPHMQDPSQSNEEAMTQMIRVS from the exons ATGGAGCAGTACAcagccaacagcagcagctccacggAGCAGATCGtggtgcaggcagggcagaTCCAGCAGCAG cagggaggtgtcACAGCTGTCCAGCTGCAGACTGAGGCCCAGGTGGCATCGGCCTCAGGCCAGCAAGTCCAGACCCTCCAG GTGCAGGGGCAGCCTCTGATGGTGCAGGTGAGCGGGGGGCAGCTCATCACCTCCACGGGCCAGCCCATCATGGTGCAGGCCGTGCCCGGGGGCCAGGGCCAGACCATCATGCAGGTGCCCGTGTCTGGCACTCAGGGCCTGCAGCAG ATTCAGTTGGTCCAGCCAGGTCAGATTCAGATTCaaggtgggcaggctgtgcaggtacaggggcagcagggccagaccCAGCAGATCATTATACAGCAGCCCCAGACTGCAGTTACTGCTGGCCAGACACAG ACCCAGCAGCAGATTGCAGTGCAAGGCCAGCAGGttgcccaggctgctgagggCCAGACCATCGTGTACCAGCCTGTGAATGCTGATGGCACCATCCTGCAGCAAG TTACAGTCCCTGTTACAGGCATGATCACcattcctgcagccagcctggctggggcccAGATTGTGCAGACAGGAGCCAACACCAACACCACCAGCAGTGGCCAGGGgacggtgacagtgacactgccagTGGCTGGCAACGTGGTCAATTCAGGGGGAATGGTCATG AtggtgcctggggctggctcAGTCCCTGCCATCCAGAGGATCcccctgcctggagcagagatgCTGGAAGAGGAGCCCCTGTACGTCAATGCCAAGCAGTACCACCGCATCCTGAAGAGGAGGCAGGCACGGGCCAagctggaagcagagggaaaaatccccaaagagaGAAGG aaaTACCTGCACGAGTCGCGGCACCGGCACGCCATGGCCAGGAAACGGGGAGAGGGCGGGCGCTTCTTCTCCCCCAAGGAAAAGGACAGCCCTCACATGCAG GATCCATCTCAAAGCAACGAAGAAGCAATGACACAGATGATCAGGGTCTCCTAA
- the NFYA gene encoding nuclear transcription factor Y subunit alpha isoform X7 — MEQYTANSSSSTEQIVVQAGQIQQQQGGVTAVQLQTEAQVASASGQQVQTLQVVQGQPLMVQVSGGQLITSTGQPIMVQAVPGGQGQTIMQVPVSGTQGLQQTQQQIAVQGQQVAQAAEGQTIVYQPVNADGTILQQVTVPVTGMITIPAASLAGAQIVQTGANTNTTSSGQGTVTVTLPVAGNVVNSGGMVMMVPGAGSVPAIQRIPLPGAEMLEEEPLYVNAKQYHRILKRRQARAKLEAEGKIPKERRKYLHESRHRHAMARKRGEGGRFFSPKEKDSPHMQDPSQSNEEAMTQMIRVS; from the exons ATGGAGCAGTACAcagccaacagcagcagctccacggAGCAGATCGtggtgcaggcagggcagaTCCAGCAGCAG cagggaggtgtcACAGCTGTCCAGCTGCAGACTGAGGCCCAGGTGGCATCGGCCTCAGGCCAGCAAGTCCAGACCCTCCAGGTA GTGCAGGGGCAGCCTCTGATGGTGCAGGTGAGCGGGGGGCAGCTCATCACCTCCACGGGCCAGCCCATCATGGTGCAGGCCGTGCCCGGGGGCCAGGGCCAGACCATCATGCAGGTGCCCGTGTCTGGCACTCAGGGCCTGCAGCAG ACCCAGCAGCAGATTGCAGTGCAAGGCCAGCAGGttgcccaggctgctgagggCCAGACCATCGTGTACCAGCCTGTGAATGCTGATGGCACCATCCTGCAGCAAG TTACAGTCCCTGTTACAGGCATGATCACcattcctgcagccagcctggctggggcccAGATTGTGCAGACAGGAGCCAACACCAACACCACCAGCAGTGGCCAGGGgacggtgacagtgacactgccagTGGCTGGCAACGTGGTCAATTCAGGGGGAATGGTCATG AtggtgcctggggctggctcAGTCCCTGCCATCCAGAGGATCcccctgcctggagcagagatgCTGGAAGAGGAGCCCCTGTACGTCAATGCCAAGCAGTACCACCGCATCCTGAAGAGGAGGCAGGCACGGGCCAagctggaagcagagggaaaaatccccaaagagaGAAGG aaaTACCTGCACGAGTCGCGGCACCGGCACGCCATGGCCAGGAAACGGGGAGAGGGCGGGCGCTTCTTCTCCCCCAAGGAAAAGGACAGCCCTCACATGCAG GATCCATCTCAAAGCAACGAAGAAGCAATGACACAGATGATCAGGGTCTCCTAA